The genomic stretch TGTGGATATAGCGGGTATTGATCTGGCCATTGTCCACGGGGGGAATGGTCAGCACAGGAGAGTTGTTGACCCCGATAAATGGATCAATGGTAATCATCGTTTCGATATAAAACGGTGTGTCTACCGAATTGTCCATGTTCAGCGTCAGGTCATTTCGGTTAAATTCCTGAAACCGTATGGTGTATTCGCCGGGCCCTTGGTAGGTATGGGTGATGACAAATATGTTTTTCTCAATTTGGTTCCCCAATGATTCCACGGTGCTGAACTCACTTTCAGTGTTGAGGTTTTCTACTACTCTTCCATCCCCAAAATGGATCTCTCCAGGGCCGAAAATCACGGATGACCGGGTGTCTGTGTAGCCGACTACCGTAATGCGGTAGGTGAGCGATTGGGTGGATATTCTTTCAGCAATGATCTCTCCTGCCCTGATGTGGGTGGCCATGGCCTGTTGGAACCCCATGAGGAATAGGATGCTGGAGAGTAGGAGAAAAGCTTTACATTTCATATATCTCATAAGTTTTTACACCGATTACACTGTCTTTTTACGTTTTTTACAGTGTATTACTTAAAAATATTCGCGTAATTTTACTTAAAATTTAAGTACGTAGTTAACTTAAATTTTTGTTCAATTTGTATTTATATACGGATTAAAGTTAATGAAGTGTCCCTATTTATCTAAATACAACCCAAAAATTAAGTCATCAGCGAGTAAAAAGTTTAAAAAAGTGCCGAAAATACTCGTTTTGAAGTTATTTAGAACCTTTTAAAATAAGCTTATTACGTATGATGTGGATTGTTTGCTAAACTTTCGGCATTTAACTTTGTTAACCAGATTAACAAAATAAAACCATCTACATTAAATAAATAAAGAAGTTTATGAGTTGGGTAACCAAAACCTTTACTAGCACTTTGGGACGAAAGTTGCTAATGGCCCTGACAGGCTTGTTCCTGATAGTATTCCTCATTGGGCACGTCTCGGGAAACATGTTATTATTCAAGGACGATGGCGGTCAGGCGTTTAATGAATACGCCAAATTTATGACAACAAACCCCGCGGTGAAAATACTTTCTTACCTGACTTACATTTCCATTCTTGCACACGTGGTTTATGCCATTATTCTTTCCGCTAAAAACAAGAAGGCAAGACCAGTAGGCTATTCTGAAAGCAAAGCAAATACGAACAGTTCTTGGAACTCCAGAAACATGGGCGTGTTAGGTACGATCATTTTGATCTTTATCGTAGTACACCTGCAAAATTTCTGGGCACAAATGCACTGGGGTGGCATCCCGATGGTGAATTATGAATCAGGTGAATTTAAAGACCTTTATGCTGTAGTTTACGGTGCTTTCGCCAATATTGGTCTTGTGGCCCTGTATGTGGTGGCGATGGCCTTCTTAGGTTTTCACCTGAACCATGGTTTTGCCAGTGCCTTTCAGACCCTAGGGCTTAATCACAAAAAATATACACCTGCGATCAAGTTTATAGGAGCTGCGTTTTCTATTATTGTTCCGGCCTTATTTGCTTCAATGCCGATTTACATCTATTTCTCAACTTTGAATTAATAACTAGCCAATATGATACTTGATTCTAAAATACCAGCAGGTTCATTAGCTGAAAAGTGGACGAAACATAAATTCAATATGAAATTGGTCAACCCGGCCAATAAGAGGAAGTACGATGTGATCGTGGTGGGAACAGGGTTGGCAGGTGCTTCTGCAGCTGCTTCATTGGCAGAGTTAGGATATAATGTGAAGGCTTTTTGTTTCCAGGACAGCCCACGTAGAGCCCACTCTATCGCTGCCCAAGGAGGGATCAACGCTGCCAAAAACTATCAGAATGACGGTGACTCTGTATACCGGTTGTTTTATGACACCATCAAAGGAGGGGACTACCGCTCCAGGGAAGCGAATGTACACCGTCTAGCAGAAGTATCCGTCAATATTATTGACCAATGTGTGGCGCAGGGTGTGCCTTTTGCCCGTGAATACGGTGGTTTGTTAGCCAATCGCTCCTTTGGCGGAGCACAGGTGTCCAGGACATTTTACGCACGGGGACAGACTGGACAGCAGTTGCTTTTGGGCGCTTACTCAGCGCTTAGTCGTCAAGTAGCCAATGGCAAGGTGAAGCTTTATCCACGAACAGAAATGATGGATGTGGTGACCATAGATGGCAAGGCCAGAGGTATCGTTACTCGAAACCTGATCACTGGGGCAATAGAATCACACAGTGGTCATGCTGTTTTGCTGTGTACCGGAGGATATGGAAACGTGTTCTTCCTCTCCACCAATGCTATGGGATCCAACGTGACCGCGGCATGGAGAGCACACAAGAAGGGGGCTTACTTTGCAAACCCTTGCTATACGCAGATTCACCCAACCTGTATCCCTGTATCGGGTGATCACCAGTCGAAGTTGACGCTGATGTCAGAGTCACTCCGAAACGATGGTAGGGTATGGGTACCTAAGACGAAAGAATTGGCAGAAAAACTTCGTAAGAAGGAAATCATGCCAAAAGACATAAAAGACGAAGACAGGGATTACTATTTGGAGAGAAGATATCCTTCTTTCGGTAATCTTGTTCCCCGTGACGTGGCATCCCGGAATGCCAAATACGTCTGTGACGAAGGTAGAGGAGTGAATGAAACCGGTGAAGCGGTTTTCTTGGACTTCCGTGACGCCATCATCCGTGATGGTGAAGACCTCATCAGTGCCAAGTATGGTAACCTGTTTGATATGTACCAACAGATTACAGGTGAAAATCCATACCAAACACCTATGAAAATATATCCTGCAGTTCACTATACTATGGGCGGACTTTGGGTAGATTACCATTTGATGACCTCAGTACCCGGGTTGTATGCCCTGGGAGAAGCCAATTTCTCCGATCACGGTGCCAACAGGCTCGGTGCATCAGCCTTGATGCAAGGATTGGCAGATGGTTATTTCGTGATTCCTTATACTGTAGGTGACTACCTCGCTGGTACGGCCTATGAGAAAGTGCCGACAGACCATGAGGAGTTTAAAAACGCCGAAAAAGCAGTTAAGGATAAAATTCAAAAACTGCTTGGTATAAAAGGAACCAAGACCGTTGATGATTTTCACAAACGCCTGGGCAAGATCATGTGGGAATACTGCGGAATGGCCAGAACAACAGAAGGTTTGGAAAAAGCTATCAGCATGATCCAAGACTTGAGAAAAGAATTCTGGAATGATGTAAAAGTTTTGGGAGCCAATGAAGAACTGAACCTTTCCCTGGAGAAAGCCCATAGAGTGGCAGATTTCCTGGAATTGGGTGAGCTAATGGTAAGGGATGCACTGCACAGGGATGAATCCTGCGGTGGTCACTTCAGAGAAGAATATCAGACAGAAGAAGGCGAAGCCCTTCGCGATGACGAAAACTTTGCTTACGTGGCTGCTTGGAAGCACATGGGAGAAGGAGTAGCGGAAGAGCTCAATAAAGAAGAGCTTAAGTTTGAAAACGTGAAGTTGACCCAGCGTAGCTACAAGTAACCATTTCAAAATCTAAAAATTCATCACTCTTATGAACTTAACACTTAAAGTTTGGCGACAACAAAACAGTTCTGACAAGGGCGGTTTTAAAAATTATACACTGACAGGGATTTCTGAAGACATGTCTTTTTTGGAAATGCTGGACGTATTGAACGAAGAGCTTTCAGAAAAGGGCGAGGATCCCGTGCACTTTGACCATGACTGTAGGGAAGGTATTTGCGGAATGTGCTCCCTGTACATAAACGGCAAGCCTCATGGCCCTCAACAGACCACCACTTGTCAGCTGCATATGAGGTCTTTTAAAGATGGTGATACCATCGTAATCGAGCCTTGGAGAGCGGCGGCTTTCCCTGTAGTAAAAGACTTGGTAGTGGACAGAGGTTCCTTTGACCGCATCATCCAGGCAGGCGGATATGTATCTGTCAACACGGGCGGTGTCCCGGATGCCAACGAAATCCCTATTCCGAAGAAGATTGCCGATGAAGCCTTTGACGCGGCCACTTGTATCGGATGTGGCGCATGTGTCGCTGCATGTAAAAATGCTTCTGCGATGCTCTTTACCTCTGCTAAAATATCCCAATTGGCCATGTTGCCACAGGGAAAAGTGGAACGCAAAGAAAGGGCCGAGAAAATGGTCGCTCAGATGGATGCCGAAGGGTTTGGCGCTTGTACCAATACAGGAGCCTGCTCAGCGGAATGTCCAAAAGGAATTAGTTTGACGAATATCGCTCGGATGAACAGGGAATATTTCTCTGCGTCAGCTAGCAGTGAAAACGTATAGATGATCAAGTTATCACGTGGGAAAGCCGGTATATCCGGCTTTTTTTATGCATTGATTTTTGATTATTCAAAGAGTCCCTGTTGTTATAATAGTACATTTTTTTAAATACGAACTTATAAATAGGAATAAATAAATAAAACATTATATTAGACCATCTGATTATTTATGATGAACCAAAAGCAATATCTAATCGCTGAATGGAAATAATAGACATCCTGATTTTTGTCATTTACATGATTGTCATGCTTGGGGTAGGCGTCTACTTCATGCGTAAAAATGAGGGAAATGATGATTATTATGTGGGTGGTCGGAATATGGGAGCTTGGCATATTGGGCTGTCGGTGGTGGCTACGGATGTAGGAGGAGGCTTTTCTATAGGATTGGGAGGATTGGGATTTGCGATGGGACTGTCCGGTAGTTGGATGCTTTTTACGGGGCTTTTGGGAGCTTGGTTAGCGGCAGTATTTCTCATTCCTAAGGTAAAGTCGAATCCTGCGTTTGCTAAGTTCTACACTTTTCCACAGATTTTCCAATATTTATTCAATAGAAAGGTAGGGATAGTGGCTGGCATCATTTGTTTTGTGGGCTATTTAGGCTTTACTTCTTCCCAGTTATTGGCAGGTGCCAAATTGGCTTCTGGCACTTTCGAAGGCCTTGACCTTCAGATGGCTTTGCTGGTGATGGGGGTAATAGCAGTGGTGTATACGGTAATGGGAGGGTTGAAGGCCGTGATTTATACAGATACCATCCAGTGGATCATTTTGTTATTGGGATTTATCTTTATCGGTTTACCGATCGCCTATTTTCATGTGGGAGGATGGTCTGAAATCAGCAAAACCTTACCTAGTGAATATTTCAGTTTGACCAACCTCACATGGCAGGATTTTGCCAATTGGGGCATTACGATTTTACCGATTTGGTTTGTGGGAATGACCCTCTACCAACGGATATTTGCCAGTCGGGATGTCAGGACAGCAAAAAAAGCCTGGTATATCGCTGGGGTATTTGAATGGCCAATCATGGCATTCATGGGTGTTTCTTTGGGCGTTTTGGCCAAAGTGGCCTTTGAACAGGGCTTAATTGCTGAAGCTACTGAAGCACTGGACCCAGAAATGGGGTTGCCCATACTTCTTAGCCATGTACTTCCTGCCGGGATCATGGGATTGATGATGTCGGCATATTTCTCAGCTGTACTTTCCACGGCTGATTCATGCTTGATGGCGGCCTCGGGAAACCTTACCACTGACCTGTTCGGAAAATGGCTTAGCCGGCAACCTGAAGAAAAATCGGTTCGCTTTAGCCAATTGTTTACCTTGCTGATTGGTATGGTAGCGCTATTGATTGCAATGCAGATGACCAACGTTTTGGAACTTATGCTGTATTCTTATGCTTTTATGGTTTCAGGACTATTGGTTCCGATCCTGGCGGGTTTGTTTTGGAACAGGCGAAATCCAAGAGCGGCAATGGCTTCCATGGTCCTGGGAGGAGGGGTGACTGCTGGGCTGGCTTTTAGTGGGTTATCACTTCCTTTAGACCTTGACGCTAATTTGTTTGGGCTTTTGGCATCTTTAGCAGTGTTTTTGCTAGTGGATAATTTACCAAAAATGAAGCAAGGAAAAATTAGTGAAAATTAACCATTTGGTGGAGAATCGGTTAAACGTTGGAAGGAGTTTTAACGGTCTGATTGCCCACTAAACTAATGAAAAAGTATTATGAAAATTGAATCACTTTCTACGATAGATAACGCCACTTATTTACAAAAAAAAGAAATTGCTGATTTTCTTTTTGAGCACTTGGACGAATATGGCGATCCTCATGGTTACATCATGAATTGCTTGGATTATGCGCTGGATCAAGCGGTGGATAAAGGAGGTTTTGTGGTTATGGGACGTGAAAAAGGCGAAATTGTAGGGGCCTTAGTGGTAAATAAGACCGGGATGGCTGGCTATATTCCAGAAAATATACTAGTTTATATTGCTGTTAATGCCAACCAGCGAGGAAAAGGACTGGGGAAAAAACTGATGGAAACTGCCATAAACATGACCACTGGGGACATTGCCCTGCACGTGGAACCAGACAACCCAGCAAAAGGATTATACGAAAAATTAGGCTTCACGAACAAATACTTGGAAATGAGGTTGACAAAATAAAATGGCTTTTTTAAATCTTCATAAAGATAATCTTCATAAAAATTACCAATTCCTTAAGGGGAAATTCAATGAACATGGAGTAGCTTGGGGAGCTGTGTCCAAGATGCTTTGTGGCAATGAAATATACATCAGGGAGTTGATAGATCTTGGGGTAGATGAAATTCATGATTCCAGGATCAGCAATCTCGCCAAGGTTAAGGCCATCAATCCTAAAATCAAGACTGTATATATCAAGCCACCTTCCAAAAGGAATTTGGCTGATGTAGTAACATATG from Echinicola soli encodes the following:
- a CDS encoding succinate dehydrogenase cytochrome b subunit, whose translation is MSWVTKTFTSTLGRKLLMALTGLFLIVFLIGHVSGNMLLFKDDGGQAFNEYAKFMTTNPAVKILSYLTYISILAHVVYAIILSAKNKKARPVGYSESKANTNSSWNSRNMGVLGTIILIFIVVHLQNFWAQMHWGGIPMVNYESGEFKDLYAVVYGAFANIGLVALYVVAMAFLGFHLNHGFASAFQTLGLNHKKYTPAIKFIGAAFSIIVPALFASMPIYIYFSTLN
- a CDS encoding fumarate reductase/succinate dehydrogenase flavoprotein subunit translates to MILDSKIPAGSLAEKWTKHKFNMKLVNPANKRKYDVIVVGTGLAGASAAASLAELGYNVKAFCFQDSPRRAHSIAAQGGINAAKNYQNDGDSVYRLFYDTIKGGDYRSREANVHRLAEVSVNIIDQCVAQGVPFAREYGGLLANRSFGGAQVSRTFYARGQTGQQLLLGAYSALSRQVANGKVKLYPRTEMMDVVTIDGKARGIVTRNLITGAIESHSGHAVLLCTGGYGNVFFLSTNAMGSNVTAAWRAHKKGAYFANPCYTQIHPTCIPVSGDHQSKLTLMSESLRNDGRVWVPKTKELAEKLRKKEIMPKDIKDEDRDYYLERRYPSFGNLVPRDVASRNAKYVCDEGRGVNETGEAVFLDFRDAIIRDGEDLISAKYGNLFDMYQQITGENPYQTPMKIYPAVHYTMGGLWVDYHLMTSVPGLYALGEANFSDHGANRLGASALMQGLADGYFVIPYTVGDYLAGTAYEKVPTDHEEFKNAEKAVKDKIQKLLGIKGTKTVDDFHKRLGKIMWEYCGMARTTEGLEKAISMIQDLRKEFWNDVKVLGANEELNLSLEKAHRVADFLELGELMVRDALHRDESCGGHFREEYQTEEGEALRDDENFAYVAAWKHMGEGVAEELNKEELKFENVKLTQRSYK
- a CDS encoding succinate dehydrogenase/fumarate reductase iron-sulfur subunit, with amino-acid sequence MNLTLKVWRQQNSSDKGGFKNYTLTGISEDMSFLEMLDVLNEELSEKGEDPVHFDHDCREGICGMCSLYINGKPHGPQQTTTCQLHMRSFKDGDTIVIEPWRAAAFPVVKDLVVDRGSFDRIIQAGGYVSVNTGGVPDANEIPIPKKIADEAFDAATCIGCGACVAACKNASAMLFTSAKISQLAMLPQGKVERKERAEKMVAQMDAEGFGACTNTGACSAECPKGISLTNIARMNREYFSASASSENV
- a CDS encoding sodium:solute symporter family protein — translated: MEIIDILIFVIYMIVMLGVGVYFMRKNEGNDDYYVGGRNMGAWHIGLSVVATDVGGGFSIGLGGLGFAMGLSGSWMLFTGLLGAWLAAVFLIPKVKSNPAFAKFYTFPQIFQYLFNRKVGIVAGIICFVGYLGFTSSQLLAGAKLASGTFEGLDLQMALLVMGVIAVVYTVMGGLKAVIYTDTIQWIILLLGFIFIGLPIAYFHVGGWSEISKTLPSEYFSLTNLTWQDFANWGITILPIWFVGMTLYQRIFASRDVRTAKKAWYIAGVFEWPIMAFMGVSLGVLAKVAFEQGLIAEATEALDPEMGLPILLSHVLPAGIMGLMMSAYFSAVLSTADSCLMAASGNLTTDLFGKWLSRQPEEKSVRFSQLFTLLIGMVALLIAMQMTNVLELMLYSYAFMVSGLLVPILAGLFWNRRNPRAAMASMVLGGGVTAGLAFSGLSLPLDLDANLFGLLASLAVFLLVDNLPKMKQGKISEN
- a CDS encoding GNAT family N-acetyltransferase, giving the protein MKIESLSTIDNATYLQKKEIADFLFEHLDEYGDPHGYIMNCLDYALDQAVDKGGFVVMGREKGEIVGALVVNKTGMAGYIPENILVYIAVNANQRGKGLGKKLMETAINMTTGDIALHVEPDNPAKGLYEKLGFTNKYLEMRLTK